The Meiothermus ruber DSM 1279 genome includes the window TGCTGGGGCTGACAGCCTGCACCCCGCCGGGCCCCCAGACCCAGGTCTGCACACCCGTCACCGATACCGGCACCGTGACCGGCAGCTTTACGCCGGTGGCGACGCTCAAGGTGCTCGACCCCGACAAAACCGAGGTGGCCCCCGGCCAGGTGGTGGTGACCGACAGCACCTTCAGTGCAAGCGCCGGGGACGTGCTTGTAAGTAATTGCAACGACGGCCTGCTACAGAAGGTCAAGAGCGTCTCCGCCCAGTTTGTGGGGGGGAACGGGGTCTCCAGCCAGGCGGTGCGGAAAGTTTACATTCAGACCGAGGAAGCGAGCCTCGAGGACGCCATTGCCTCGGGCGAGGTAACCCTCGAGACCGACCTCACCATCGGCGAGGCCAGCCTGGTGCAGGCCCTGGATGGCGTGAGCGTACAGGACTTCACCGGGCGCATCAACCTGACCAACGTCAAGTTCGATATTCCGGGCGTGCCCGGCGGGAGCATCACCCTCAACGGCTCTATCGAGCAGACCCTCAAACCCAGCTTCAACCTCAAGTTCAGCAACGGCAGCGTGGAGGTGTTCAGGGCCGGCCTGAGCGGCACGCTCAAGTCCTCCATTACCGCCACCATCCAGGCCAACGCCAGCTACAGCCCCTTTAGCCTAAGCAAGGAGCTGGCCTCCTGGAACATCAAACGGGCCTTTCTGGTGGGCAGCGTGCCGGTGGTGGTGGTCTTGCAGCCCAAGCTAATCGCCGGGGTGAGCAGCAACGCCGGGGGCAAGGTGACGGTCTCGGTGGGCATTGCCCCCACCTTTACCACCAACCTCCAGCTCGACTACAACCGCAACCGCACCACCAACGGGGGATGGAACAATACCTTTACCGCCAACTTTGCCCTCAACCCCACCTTCAACTACTCGGTTCCGGTACAGGGCACGGGCAATGCCTTCGCGGGGCTGGCTATGGACATCAAGTTCTATGGGGTGGCCGGGCCCAGCCTCGAGACCAAGCCTTTCATCAACCTGACCCTGAACGGCAACAACGGCACCGCCGGACTCAAAACCGGCATCAACGGCCAGAGCAAGGTCGAGGCTGGCTTCAAGGTGCTGGGCAAGGGGCTCGAGACCAGCTACAACGGGCCCAGCATCGAGCAGGCCCGCACCTTTAGCTGCCAGGCCCCCAGCACCTGCACTGCCAACTGAGTACGCCATGGGAAGCTGCGCCCCCTGGCTCATCGTAGTAAATTTGCCCTTCCTGCGGGGAGTCTTGGGGTGAGGAAAATCCAGCAGGGGTAAGGCCGGTTGAACTTTGGGCCAGTAGGCCCCAAAATACCCAGGTGTTCGAGTTTGCCATCACCGCCCAGTCCGGCCGGGCCCGCACTGGGCTTTTTCACACCCCCCACGGCCTGGTGCAAACCCCTTTGTTCATGCCGGTTGGCACCCAGGGCAGCGTCAAGGGCATCAGCCCCCGCGAGCTTAGGGAAATCGGCTCACAGATCATTCTGGGCAACACCTACCACCTGCTGCTGCGGCCCGGCCCCGAGCGGGTGCGGGCCCTGGGTGGGCTGCATAAATTCGCCGCCTACGACGGCCCCTGGCTCACCGACTCGGGCGGTTTTCAGGTGATGAGCCTGGGCGACCTGCGCCAGATCAGCGAGCAGGGCGTGACCTTCCGCAGCCACCTCAACGGCGACCTGATCGAGCTAACCCCCGAGTACAGCATCCAGGTGCAGGAAGCCCTGGGGGCCGATATCATCATGGCCTTCGACGAGTGCCCCCCCTACCCGGCCAGCCCGGAGTACCTCAAGGCCTCCATCGAACGCACCCTGCGCTGGCTCGAGCGCTGCCTTAAGGCCAAAACCCGGCCCGACCAGGCCCTGTTTGCCATTGCCCAGGGCGGGATTGACCTGGCCCTGCGTAAAGCCAGCGCCGAGGCCACAGCGGCCTTCGATACCCCCGGTCTGGCCATTGGCGGCCTGGCCGTGGGGGAACCCAAGGAGGGCATGTACCCGGCGGTGGAGCTTTCCACCCGGCTGCTGCCCGAGTCCAAACCCCGCTACCTGATGGGGGTGGGCCACCCCGAGGATCTGGTGGCCTCGGTGGCCCTGGGGGTGGATATGTTCGACTGCGTCTACCCCACCCGCACCGGGCGCTTTGGCTATGCCCTGGTGACCGAGGGGCGGCTCAACCTCAAGCTCTCGCGCTACCTCGACGACCCCCGCCCCATCGACCCCACCTGCGACTGCTACGCCTGCACCCACTACAGCCGGGCCTACCTGGCCCACTTGGTGCGGGCCGAGGAGATGCTGGCCCCCCGCATGATCTCGCTGCACAACCTGCGCTACCTGCACCGCCTGATGGAAAGCGCCCGAAAGGCCATCCAGTCCGGCAACTACGGCGAGTTTGCTAAGGACTTCGCCGGCCAACGCTTTGGGCAGCAGATTCCCGCGTGGTTTACCAGGGCCCTCGAGGAAGGTGGCCACTGGTAGTAGCCTCAACCCTCCTGGTAAAAACGACTATTCAGGTAGTAGTCGTTGTATAGGATTTTGAAAAAGGCCACCAGGGGCACGGCCAGTAAAGCCCCCGCCACCCCAAACAGCGAGCCCCCGATCAGCACCGCAGCAATGCCGGTCACCGGGTGCAGGCTGGTGGTACGGCCCATAATGATCGGCCAGACCACCCCCTGGATCTGGTTGCAAACCCACAGCACCAGGGCCACCACCGCAAAAGCCAGCCAGCCCAGCGGTAAAGCCAGCAACAAGGCCGGTATGGCCGAGATGATCACCCCCAGCACCGGCACAAAGCTAAAAATAAAGGCCAGAAATCCCAAAGACATGGCCTGGGTCAGCACCCCCACCCCAAACCCCTGAAAAGCCCCGAACGACAGGTACATGGCCAGGCTGATGAGCACCCCGTTGAACAAAGCGCCCAGCAGGGTACCCCGCACATAGCCCCCAAAGGCTGCATCGGCTTTTTGGGCCAGTTCCTGCACCTTGGGCTGGTAGGGCAACGGAACCGCGCGGAACAGCGCCGCCCCCACGCGGGGCAGGTCGTAGAGCAGGTAGATCGAGATGGTAATGACCGTCAAAAGCTGGAAGGCGCCGCCCAGAAGCCCTGTGAAAAAACCCAGCAGGTTGCCCCCCTGTGCCAGCAGGCTCTGCAAGCCGCGCAGCAGGGTCTGGGTGAAGGCTTGTAGCAGGGTTTGCAGGTTGAGGGTGGCCTGGTTGAGGGCCTCGAGCAAAACCGGCGGCAGCTCGATGCGCCCGATCTGCTCTGGCAGGCCCCGCGCCCAACCCACCAGGGGCTCTACCAGGCTGGGCAGATTGTTGACAAAGCGGGCGAGCTGCGTTGTCATACCGGCCAGCAGCACCGTGGCCAGCCCCAGGAAAAAGAGCAGGCCCACGAACACCACCACCACACCCAAGGCCCGCGTCAGACGCCGTTGCTCAAACCAGCGCACCACCGGGCTCGCCAGGTAAGAAAATACAAAGGCCGTCGAAACGATTCCAATGGCGGTGCGCGCGCCGTTCAGCACCCAGCTCAGCAGCCAAAAAACCAGCCCCGCCAGCAGCAAATACACCACAAGGCGTATCCAAGGGTTCTGCCAGGCCCAGCTCAGGGTTGTGCTCATACCT containing:
- the tgt gene encoding tRNA guanosine(34) transglycosylase Tgt produces the protein MFEFAITAQSGRARTGLFHTPHGLVQTPLFMPVGTQGSVKGISPRELREIGSQIILGNTYHLLLRPGPERVRALGGLHKFAAYDGPWLTDSGGFQVMSLGDLRQISEQGVTFRSHLNGDLIELTPEYSIQVQEALGADIIMAFDECPPYPASPEYLKASIERTLRWLERCLKAKTRPDQALFAIAQGGIDLALRKASAEATAAFDTPGLAIGGLAVGEPKEGMYPAVELSTRLLPESKPRYLMGVGHPEDLVASVALGVDMFDCVYPTRTGRFGYALVTEGRLNLKLSRYLDDPRPIDPTCDCYACTHYSRAYLAHLVRAEEMLAPRMISLHNLRYLHRLMESARKAIQSGNYGEFAKDFAGQRFGQQIPAWFTRALEEGGHW
- a CDS encoding AI-2E family transporter; this encodes MSTTLSWAWQNPWIRLVVYLLLAGLVFWLLSWVLNGARTAIGIVSTAFVFSYLASPVVRWFEQRRLTRALGVVVVFVGLLFFLGLATVLLAGMTTQLARFVNNLPSLVEPLVGWARGLPEQIGRIELPPVLLEALNQATLNLQTLLQAFTQTLLRGLQSLLAQGGNLLGFFTGLLGGAFQLLTVITISIYLLYDLPRVGAALFRAVPLPYQPKVQELAQKADAAFGGYVRGTLLGALFNGVLISLAMYLSFGAFQGFGVGVLTQAMSLGFLAFIFSFVPVLGVIISAIPALLLALPLGWLAFAVVALVLWVCNQIQGVVWPIIMGRTTSLHPVTGIAAVLIGGSLFGVAGALLAVPLVAFFKILYNDYYLNSRFYQEG